From Coffea arabica cultivar ET-39 chromosome 2e, Coffea Arabica ET-39 HiFi, whole genome shotgun sequence, the proteins below share one genomic window:
- the LOC113732560 gene encoding cytochrome P450 98A2 yields the protein MALFLLLLTFIFILLPYYLYQKLRFKLPPGPRPLPVVGNLYDIKPVRFRCFADWSRAYGPIISVWFGSTLNVVVSNAELAKEVLKENDQQLSDRHRSRSAAKFSREGQDLIWADYGPHYVKVRKVCTLELFSPKRLEALKPIREDEVTAMVESIYKDCTLPEGSGQSLLMKKYLGTVAFNNITRLAFGKRFVNSDGVMDEQGKEFKEITANGLKLGASLAMAEHIPWLRWLFPLDEAAFAKHGARRDRLTRAIMEEHRLAREKSGGAKQHFVDALLTLKDKYDLSEDTIIGLLWDMITAGMDTTAISVEWAMAELIKNPRVQQKVQEELDQVIGYERVMIETDFSNLPYLQCVAKESLRLHPPTPLMLPHRSNASVKIGGYDIPKGSNVHVNVWAVARDPTVWRNPLEFRPERFLEEDVDMKGHDFRLLPFGAGRRVCPGAQLGINLVTSMLGHLLHHFNWAPPHGLSPDEIDMGESPGLVTYMRTALRAVPTPRLPSHLYERVAVDM from the exons CCCGGCCGCTGCCGGTCGTCGGAAACCTCTACGACATAAAGCCGGTCAGATTCCGATGCTTCGCCGACTGGTCACGGGCCTACGGTCCCATCATATCTGTATGGTTCGGTTCCACGTTGAATGTTGTAGTCTCCAATGCAGAGTTGGCTAAGGAAGTGCTGAAAGAAAATGATCAGCAGTTGTCAGATAGGCACAGAAGCAGGTCTGCTGCTAAGTTTAGCAGAGAAGGGCAGGACCTCATTTGGGCTGACTATGGACCTCATTATGTTAAGGTTAGAAAAGTCTGCACACTTGAGCTTTTCTCACCTAAAAGGCTGGAAGCTCTTAAACCAATCAGGGAAGATGAAGTCACAGCCATGGTTGAGTCCATCTATAAAGATTGCACTCTTCCTG AGGGTTCAGGGCAGAGTCTACTAATGAAGAAATACCTAGGAACAGTGGCATTCAACAACATTACAAGACTTGCATTTGGCAAAAGGTTCGTGAATTCCGACGGAGTGATGGATGAACAAGGAAAGGAGTTCAAGGAGATAACTGCAAATGGCTTGAAGCTTGGTGCATCGCTCGCTATGGCAGAGCACATCCCATGGCTACGGTGGTTGTTTCCACTCGATGAAGCTGCTTTCGCGAAGCATGGTGCTCGAAGGGACCGCCTCACTCGAGCCATCATGGAAGAGCATAGATTAGCTAGAGAAAAGAGCGGAGGAGCCAAGCAACATTTTGTTGATGCATTGCTCACCCTCAAAGATAAGTATGATCTCAGTGAGGACACCATCATTGGCCTCCTTTGG GACATGATCACTGCTGGAATGGACACCACTGCAATATCTGTTGAATGGGCAATGGCAGAACTAATTAAAAATCCAAGAGTCCAACAAAAGGTCCAAGAGGAACTGGACCAAGTTATCGGGTACGAGCGTGTTATGATCGAGACGGACTTCTCAAACCTCCCCTATCTACAATGTGTGGCTAAGGAATCTCTGCGATTACACCCTCCTACCCCATTGATGCTACCTCACCGGTCCAATGCCAGCGTCAAGATTGGTGGCTACGACATTCCCAAGGGCTCAAATGTGCATGTCAATGTCTGGGCAGTGGCTCGTGATCCTACCGTGTGGAGGAATCCGTTAGAATTCCGGCCAGAGAGATTCTTGGAAGAGGATGTTGATATGAAAGGGCATGATTTCAGACTACTTCCATTTGGTGCAGGAAGGAGGGTATGCCCCGGAGCCCAATTAGGCATCAATTTGGTAACTTCTATGTTGGGCCATCTCTTGCACCATTTCAATTGGGCTCCTCCTCATGGACTTAGCCCAGATGAGATTGACATGGGAGAGAGCCCTGGACTAGTCACCTACATGAGGACTGCACTGCGGGCCGTTCCCACACCAAGATTACCATCTCATCTATATGAACGTGTGGCTGTGGATATGTAA
- the LOC113732562 gene encoding uncharacterized protein, with amino-acid sequence MRKKLDTRFPAARIKKIMQADEDVGKIAMAVPVLVSKALELFLQDLCDRTYDITLQRGAKTVSSLHLKHCVQSYNVFDFLREVVSKVPDYGHSDAASADMSKRRKILPEEYNDSDEEFRKNRMEVCHSSSSGRGRGRGRGRGRGRSSRITDREAIRHENESESSMSIQQSSKQISSPGSTADTLAELESSKENIKSSDNDNVLQNIDLNSGVGEGGDKTAATLTEPSTSSAGPADTKGEEYPGWALSEMDRMAIDPSQIAHLSSRLDEEEEDYDEEG; translated from the exons ATGAGGAAGAAACTTGATACCCGCTTCCCTGCT GCccggataaaaaaaattatgcaagCTGATGAAGATGTTGGGAAAATAGCCATGGCTGTACCTGTTTTAGTTT CCAAGGCTTTGGAATTATTTCTTCAAGACCTTTGTGATCGTACCTACGACATTACGCTCCAAAGAGGAGCAAAGACTGTTAGTTCATTGCATTT AAAGCATTGTGTCCAAAGCTATAATGTATTTGATTTTCTGAGGGAAGTTGTCAGCAAGGTTCCTGACTATGGCCACTCTGATGCTGCTTCTGCTGACATGTCAAAAAGAAG GAAAATTCTTCCTGAAGAATATAATGACAGTGATGAAGAATTCAGGAAGAACAGAATG GAGGTTTGCCATTCAAGTAGCAGTGGCAGGGGAAGAGGTCGCGGAAGAGGAAGAGGGCGTGGTCGTAGTAGCCGGATAACTGATAGAGAAGCTATTCGGCATGAAAATGAATCAGAATCCTCTATGTCCATCCAGCAAAGCAGTAAGCAAATCTCAAGTCCTGGAAGCACAGCGGATACTTTGGCAGAGTTAGAATCATCAAAAGAAAACATCAAAAGCAGTGACAATGATAATGTTTTGCAAAATATCGATCTGAACTCAGGTGTAGGTGAAGGTGGAGACAAAACAGCTGCAACTCTGACAGAACCGTCTACCTCATCAGCTGGACCTGCTGATACAAAAGGTGAAGAGTATCCTGGGTGGGCACTTTCCGAGATGGATAGGATGGCTATTGATCCTTCTCAAATTGCTCACCTTAGCTCAAGATTGGATGAGGAAGAGGAAGATTATGATGAGGAAGGATGA